The Oscillatoria sp. FACHB-1407 genome contains a region encoding:
- a CDS encoding DICT sensory domain-containing protein has product MLKGSILQTLKEAHQGAETGKRSLNFGVYYKNTLVSLCHALEDSILTDNYSPLVITAFQRGKWYLEEADRYGEIADRAQQIVIMAAPDAGFAEHPTSQRSNVALVSLDPVDPVAQEWHLIIASPSYTAMVLCQELTPEDYGVAGVPEMDRERKFYGLWTFEPTLVQETAELAIAHIRRYNPTLSTQLADQLQAIKAQSHYQTGLAGVSTPEQLGDIVSRVVNYLQASQQDLLHNAPSYAYPGQGFLDNNLVSNELQAFLRIAQLIDQTDISNPMTAAEIATLAETLGQLLDLPAWQLHRLRLAGLLHRIGSLSQETELSPSATHRYDPDAVPLACPLVPGAQLLRTMNRMKAIATIITHQTEWWNGSGLPARLAGDAIPLESRMLGLVAEFQAHLAAHRTPDTEPGNFASYPPEALSSALAACQAEAGDRWDPKLVETLALLVGGLQQGLNLPVNLPKIAAGIWLLDSHSDDELLPYIDESSSPASPSVR; this is encoded by the coding sequence ATGTTAAAAGGCTCTATTTTACAAACGCTTAAAGAAGCGCATCAAGGCGCAGAAACGGGCAAACGATCTTTGAACTTTGGCGTGTATTACAAGAACACACTGGTGTCTTTGTGTCATGCCCTTGAAGATTCGATTCTGACCGACAACTACTCACCGCTCGTGATCACCGCCTTTCAGCGAGGTAAGTGGTATCTCGAAGAAGCCGATCGCTACGGTGAAATCGCCGATCGCGCCCAACAGATTGTCATCATGGCGGCTCCCGATGCGGGTTTTGCTGAACATCCCACCAGCCAGCGATCAAATGTGGCTCTGGTCAGCCTCGACCCGGTTGATCCGGTTGCGCAGGAGTGGCACCTGATTATTGCCTCCCCCAGCTACACAGCGATGGTGTTGTGTCAGGAGTTGACCCCCGAAGACTATGGAGTGGCGGGTGTGCCAGAGATGGATCGAGAGCGCAAGTTTTATGGGCTGTGGACGTTTGAGCCTACACTGGTGCAAGAGACAGCTGAACTGGCGATCGCCCATATCCGTCGTTATAACCCCACCCTGAGCACTCAACTGGCTGACCAGTTACAAGCCATCAAAGCGCAATCCCACTACCAGACGGGGTTAGCTGGAGTATCAACCCCTGAGCAATTGGGTGACATCGTCTCCCGCGTTGTGAATTACTTGCAAGCTAGTCAACAAGATCTGCTCCACAACGCCCCCTCCTACGCCTATCCGGGGCAGGGGTTTCTAGATAACAATCTGGTGTCCAATGAGTTGCAAGCCTTTTTACGCATTGCTCAACTGATCGACCAAACCGACATTAGCAACCCGATGACAGCAGCTGAGATCGCGACCTTGGCAGAAACTCTGGGGCAATTGCTCGATCTGCCAGCCTGGCAACTGCATCGGTTGCGCTTGGCAGGGTTGTTACATCGTATCGGCTCGCTATCGCAGGAGACAGAGTTAAGCCCCAGTGCAACCCATCGTTATGACCCGGATGCCGTCCCTCTCGCCTGTCCTCTGGTGCCTGGGGCGCAACTGCTCCGGACGATGAACCGCATGAAGGCGATCGCCACTATCATTACCCACCAGACCGAATGGTGGAATGGATCTGGGCTACCTGCTCGTTTAGCGGGAGATGCAATCCCTCTGGAATCGAGAATGTTGGGATTGGTGGCTGAGTTTCAGGCACACCTTGCCGCTCATCGCACACCTGACACCGAACCTGGCAATTTCGCATCCTATCCTCCAGAAGCATTGTCCAGTGCTCTGGCAGCGTGCCAAGCTGAAGCAGGCGATCGCTGGGATCCCAAACTCGTCGAAACCCTTGCTCTCCTGGTTGGGGGTCTACAGCAGGGGCTAAATCTGCCCGTCAATCTGCCCAAAATTGCCGCTGGAATCTGGCTGCTCGATTCTCATTCCGACGACGAGTTGCTGCCTTACATCGACGAATCCAGTTCACCCGCAAGCCCCTCCGTCAGATAA
- a CDS encoding DUF1830 domain-containing protein — MAQIFDPLPADCSDPILCCYVNATSKIQIARITNIANWYFERVVFPGQRLMFEAMPQALLEIHTGMMASAILSDTIPCYRLQLQEEEESEPVSEAISTGLGFSKVAHETRAAVSAVAE, encoded by the coding sequence ATGGCTCAAATTTTTGATCCCTTACCGGCGGATTGCTCTGACCCAATCCTCTGTTGCTACGTGAACGCGACCAGCAAAATTCAAATTGCTCGTATTACAAATATCGCTAATTGGTATTTTGAACGGGTTGTTTTTCCAGGACAACGATTAATGTTTGAGGCGATGCCACAGGCGTTGCTAGAGATTCACACCGGGATGATGGCAAGTGCTATTTTATCAGACACAATTCCCTGCTATCGTTTGCAGTTGCAAGAAGAAGAGGAGTCTGAACCTGTTTCTGAGGCAATCAGTACGGGGTTGGGATTTAGCAAAGTGGCTCATGAGACTCGTGCTGCTGTTTCTGCTGTTGCGGAATAG
- a CDS encoding photosystem II high light acclimation radical SAM protein, producing the protein MALNRILYVRLPCNPIFPIGVVYLADHVHKCFPDVEQQIFDLGTVPPLDFASALDRRIDDFKPTLLVFSWRDIQIYAPVGGRGGNPLQNAFEFNYARNPLLRVRGAMGGLQLMLSYYSELWRNLGLIKRGLKRAKRYTSDARLVVGGGAVSVFYEQLNTLLPKGTVVSVGEGETLLEKLLRGQDISGERCYIAGETKPRDRLIHEQPTPVEKTACNYDYIASIWAEFEYYLQEQDFYVGVQTKRGCPHNCCYCVYTVVEGKQVRINPADEVVREMRQLYDRGIRNFWFTDAQLIPARKFIADVEELLQKVLDAGMSDIHWAAYIRADNLTPKLCDLMVKTGMNYFEIGITSGSQELVRKMRMGYNLRTVLQNCRDLKSAGFNDLVSINYSFNVIDETFDTIRQTIAYHRELESIFGADKVEPAIFFIGLQPHTHLEDYAFKKGVLKPGYNPLSHMPWIVRKLLWNPEPLGSFFGEVCLQAWKQNPNDFGREVMNILEQRLGKADLEEALTAPIDTPRELAGAV; encoded by the coding sequence ATGGCATTAAATCGCATCCTCTACGTCCGCCTTCCCTGCAATCCAATCTTTCCAATTGGGGTTGTTTATCTGGCTGACCACGTTCATAAGTGCTTTCCTGATGTGGAACAGCAGATTTTTGATCTGGGAACAGTTCCACCCCTCGATTTTGCCTCTGCCCTCGATCGCCGTATTGACGACTTTAAGCCAACGCTCCTCGTTTTCTCCTGGCGCGACATTCAAATCTATGCTCCCGTCGGCGGACGGGGCGGCAACCCGTTGCAAAATGCCTTTGAGTTCAACTACGCTCGCAATCCGCTGCTCCGGGTGCGGGGGGCAATGGGTGGTCTACAACTGATGCTCTCCTATTACTCTGAGTTGTGGCGCAACCTGGGGCTAATCAAACGGGGGCTAAAACGGGCAAAACGCTACACATCGGATGCGCGTTTGGTGGTAGGCGGTGGTGCCGTCAGCGTTTTTTATGAACAGCTCAACACCCTGCTGCCCAAAGGAACGGTTGTCTCGGTGGGTGAAGGAGAAACTCTCTTAGAGAAGCTGTTGCGAGGGCAGGACATCTCTGGAGAGCGGTGCTACATCGCCGGAGAAACCAAACCCCGCGATCGCCTCATTCATGAGCAACCGACCCCCGTTGAAAAAACCGCCTGCAACTACGATTACATCGCCAGTATCTGGGCAGAGTTTGAATACTATCTGCAAGAGCAGGACTTTTATGTGGGCGTACAAACAAAGCGTGGTTGTCCTCATAACTGCTGCTATTGCGTTTACACCGTTGTAGAGGGTAAGCAAGTGCGCATCAACCCAGCCGATGAGGTAGTGCGCGAAATGCGCCAACTCTACGATCGCGGCATTCGCAACTTCTGGTTTACTGACGCTCAACTGATTCCCGCTCGCAAATTTATCGCCGATGTCGAGGAGTTGCTGCAAAAGGTGCTGGATGCCGGAATGTCCGATATTCACTGGGCAGCTTACATCCGAGCCGATAACTTAACGCCCAAACTCTGTGACCTAATGGTCAAAACGGGGATGAACTATTTTGAGATCGGCATCACCAGCGGTTCTCAGGAGTTGGTGCGAAAGATGCGGATGGGCTATAACCTCCGTACAGTTTTACAAAACTGCCGTGATCTGAAATCCGCAGGGTTCAACGACTTGGTATCGATCAATTACTCCTTTAACGTGATTGATGAAACGTTTGACACCATTCGCCAGACGATCGCCTATCACCGGGAGTTAGAGAGCATCTTTGGGGCTGACAAAGTTGAACCTGCCATCTTCTTCATTGGCTTACAACCTCACACCCATCTTGAGGATTACGCTTTCAAAAAAGGCGTATTGAAACCGGGCTACAACCCCCTCAGCCATATGCCCTGGATTGTGCGTAAGCTGCTGTGGAACCCAGAGCCTCTTGGTTCCTTCTTTGGAGAGGTTTGCTTACAAGCCTGGAAGCAAAACCCCAACGACTTTGGACGTGAAGTGATGAACATTTTGGAGCAACGGTTGGGCAAAGCAGACTTGGAGGAAGCCCTGACTGCACCAATTGACACACCACGGGAATTAGCAGGAGCAGTGTAG
- a CDS encoding DUF4079 domain-containing protein, whose product MNLPSFLWLWRIAAWSMGLSLLAYVLLAATGTGLFYTRSSGGQRPDWLRSLHFCIGATMIALVLLLLAIGIVGTLGHFGSLGHSAHLPAGIIVVLLTLLSGWSATQISPDRAWARVVHVGTNLVLFVGFVLVSLTGWIVVQKYLP is encoded by the coding sequence TTGAATCTTCCGTCGTTTTTATGGCTCTGGCGCATCGCTGCCTGGTCGATGGGTTTGTCGTTGTTAGCCTATGTGCTGTTGGCTGCAACAGGCACCGGGCTATTTTATACTCGTTCGAGCGGTGGTCAACGACCTGACTGGTTGCGATCGCTCCACTTTTGCATTGGGGCGACGATGATTGCCCTGGTTTTGCTGCTACTGGCGATCGGCATTGTGGGTACGCTGGGGCACTTTGGCAGTTTGGGACACTCGGCGCATTTGCCCGCCGGAATCATCGTCGTCTTGCTGACGCTGCTTTCGGGTTGGAGTGCAACGCAAATAAGCCCAGACCGAGCCTGGGCAAGAGTTGTGCATGTGGGCACTAATTTGGTTCTTTTCGTGGGGTTTGTGTTGGTCAGCCTCACCGGATGGATTGTGGTGCAGAAGTATCTGCCCTGA